In the genome of Neodiprion pinetum isolate iyNeoPine1 chromosome 2, iyNeoPine1.2, whole genome shotgun sequence, one region contains:
- the TRAM gene encoding translocating chain-associated membrane protein 1, with protein MVAIKGRKNTNKNPPIFSHEFVIQNHADIVSCVAMVFVVGLMVQVTSPLAYTFIAVHHNVSASSNPGEMPSPEKYTTGWKDACAVFFYFLITIVMHAVIQEYIFDKITKRLHLSKIKLSQFNESSQLIVFYLSSAIWGTDIIIRENLLLNITSLWDDYPALLSFSLKLFFIGQFAYWLHCYPELYFQRAKKEEIFPRVIQATIGLLFTFGAYFFNFQQVGVILLVLHYVGDALQHSARIIQFVDRSESGTRLAFLIANPVFISVRIISIGVAALVFFYGLPQTETSLDYATGNFNVSIVRYTALVGIVLFQVDRLYRFIKEHLQRSRESNAPIVSKLKTKQKPKKKEGKKSTQSEDDDLPEVDQATNKNLRSRTAGKAK; from the exons ATGGTTGCGATAAAAGGGCGTAAAAATACGAACAAAAATCCTCCAATATTCAGCCATGAATTTGTTATACAAAATCATGCCGACATCGTGTCGTGCGTGGCTATGGTATTTGTCGTCGGTTTAATGGTACAG GTCACATCACCCTTAGCATATACATTTATTGCTGTTCATCATAATGTGTCGGCATCTTCAAACCCTGGAGAAATGCCGTCCCCCGAAAAGTACACAACAGGGTGGAAAGATGCCTGTGCagtcttcttttattttctcatcacGATTGTTATGCATGCAGTCATTCAAGAATACATATTTGAT AAAATCACTAAACGTCTTCATCTAAGTAAAATAAAGCTCTCCCAATTCAATGAATCCAGTCAATTGATTGTGTTCTATCTCTCCTCTGCTATTTGGGGGACAGACATCATTATCAG AGAAAATTTGTTGCTCAACATTACATCTCTTTGGGACGACTATCCAGCGCTATTATCCTTCTCTCTGAAGCTGTTTTTTATCGGACAGTTCGCTTACTGGCTCCATTGCTATCCAGAACTGTATTTCCAGCGTGCTAAGAAAGAGGAAATTTTCCCACGAGTTATACAAGCCACTATTGGTCTACTCTTCACGTTTGGAGCGTACTTTTTCAA CTTCCAGCAAGTGGGTGTTATTTTGTTGGTCCTACATTACGTGGGAGATGCGTTACAGCACAGTGCTCGCATAATACAGTTTGTTGATCGTAGTGAAAGCGGTACACGAC ttGCCTTTTTAATTGCCAATCCAGTATTCATTTCTGTCCGGATTATTTCAATTGGAGTAGCAGCTCTGGTATTTTTCTATGGGTTACCACAAACCGAAACATCTCTGGATTATGCCACTGGCAATTTTAATGTTTCCATTGTTCGGTACACAGCTTTGGTTGGAATAGTCTTATTTCAGGTCGACCGTTTATATAGGTTTATTAAAGAGCATCTGCAACGCTCCCGAGAATCAAATGCCCCAATTGTCAGCAAGTTGAAGACCAAACAAAAACCTAAAAAGAAAGAGG GTAAAAAATCAACTCAGTCTGAAGATGACGATCTGCCAGAAGTTGATCAGGCAACAAACAAGAACTTAAGATCTCGTACTGCTGGAAAAGCGAAATAA